CCTCCGGGAAAAAGCCGCCCAGGAGAAGCGCCTCCTGGAGGTACGGGAAGAAATTGAATGCCTGGAAAAGGTCCGGCTTTTACTTTTAGAAGCAGCCAAGCACGCCCGGGAGCAGGGGCGCCGTCAGGTAGAGTTCCTCGTCACCCAGGCCCTGCAGTTTGTTTTCGGAGGGGACCTGGAGTTTAAGGTAAAGGTGGAAGAAAAGAGGGAGCGGCCTGAAGCGGAGTTTTACGTTTGCTCTACCTACGGCGGTGATTTCAAGGTTGAAACCACTCCCCAGGACGCGCGCGGGGGCGGGGTCGTAGATGTAATTTCACTCGCTTTGCGCCTTGCCCTTCTGCACGCTTTCCGGCCTCCGGTAGGAGGACCCGTAATCCTCG
Above is a window of Bacillota bacterium DNA encoding:
- a CDS encoding ATP-binding protein; this translates as MKQAVNSLKKSLDLTKAVYHRQRGEQSRLLREKAAQEKRLLEVREEIECLEKVRLLLLEAAKHAREQGRRQVEFLVTQALQFVFGGDLEFKVKVEEKRERPEAEFYVCSTYGGDFKVETTPQDARGGGVVDVISLALRLALLHAFRPPVGGPVILDEPAKHVSEEFSPQVARFLKSFSQSLGRQIIMVSHNQHLADSADVAYLIEMQQGQSSARRIR